From the Triticum urartu cultivar G1812 chromosome 4, Tu2.1, whole genome shotgun sequence genome, the window GATACTTGAGGAGCCCAGAAAGACTTCCTACAAGTCCATACAGTACAGTACGGCTGGATCCATGTCAAAATTCGTATAGCTGCAGTATTTGAACTGCAGAACTGGTCTGTTAAGCTCTCCTCGCTCGTAGCGGTGTTGCTTCTGCAGTTCATGATTTATGTTAGATCATTAGAGAGGCATGGTTTGGCTCTCTTCGCTCAGAGAAGCTTGGTTCGCGACTCTCTTCACTCAGAAAGGTTTTGGTTTGGCTTTCCAACGCGTTCTTCTAGCACCTTAATCCTCTCAGCCAAACTGGGACAAGACATTTCTGAAAAACATGGTGTGCGCTCCTCCACATATTTCGATATTGATCTCCAAAGAAGCAACTCCTCTTCATCACGTTTTTTCTGCACAGAAAACAAGCAGGATGTGCTCATTAGAGATGAAGCATTTAAGATGCAATGTGCTTATGATTAAATACATGATGGCACCAATAATGGATATCAAATATATCGCGACATAAAGGTGCATAAGGTTAAATATAGCACAGTATATATAATCGTTAACGAATATATCGCGATACATAGAAGGTGGTAAACAATATATTTAACATATCATACAATGGTATATTTAACATATCACAACATATAGAAGGTTCTGAAGAGAAACGTAACATAGGATATAATAACTATTGAATATATCACGACATATGAAGGTGTTGAAGATTATATCTGACATCTATAACGGTTATCCAATCAACGCAATAGTGGAAAGAATTTGCCAGATCAGTCATTAAATATAGCACAGGATATATAATGGTTCTAGAATATATCGCGATGATTAACTATAGCACAGGATACATAATGGGTATCGAATATATCGTGTCATCGTGATATACAGAAGGTGCTAAAGACTATGTTTAACATATCATACAATGATTACTGAATATATCGCAATATATAGAAGGTGCTGAAGATTAGATGTAACATCTGATATAGCAGTTATCGAATATATCGCGACATATCAAGGTGTTGAAGATTATATCTGACATCTATAACAGCTATCGAATCTACGCAATAGTGGAAAGAATTTGCCAGGTCAGCCATCAAATCCTTCTGACGACATACATCAGTTAGCTCTCTTTTCAGTAGTGATAAATTGATTGCACGAGAAATCGACAGAACATACCGATCCCGCCAAATCACACTCCACCTCGCTCTCTTGCTCCTTCCTATTGCGCACAACCTTGTCAACGATGTAAGACAGTACGCCATCGAGCGGGAACGCCTCCTGCAGGTCAAATGCAAGGATCACACCAATCGCTTCGCGATAACTTCCCCTGTTCAGCATATCAGCAACAACATCTGCAACACAAGAAGAGTCTTGATTAGTCAGGAAGCAGGGATAATTAGGCCATGCGGAATTGCTGATAATGCAACAGGTGTGGTAGGGTGCCCTCACCACGCAGCTTCTTCATGAAGGGCTGGGAGCATCTGAGCACGTCGACGCAGGTCAAGCAGCCGCCGGCAAGCATCAGCTGGTAGAGCTCCTGCAGAGGGAACTCGAGGGGCACGCCGAAGGCGGCCATGAGGAGGATGAGGCCGCGGGCGTCCCTGGCGCTGGCGTCGGCGACCCGGCCCTTCTCCCGCACGATCCGGCTGCGCCACGAGAGCGCGGACACGCGCGCCTCGGCCCGCACCTcggcctccccctccccctccggGCGGCGGGGGCAGCCCGCGCGCACGTAGAGCTCCAGGAGGAGCACGCAGGCGGTCTCGGCGTTCTCGCTCTCGGCGCAGATGTAGCTGCGGCTGACGGCGCGGATGACGAGCACGGCGGGGTCCGGGGCGCGGCGCAGCGCGGCCGGGCCCACGCGGCGCAGCCAGGCGCGGTCCCGCAGGTGGGTGGTGACGAAGCCGCGGAGCGAGCGCGACCCCATCTGCTCGCAGATGCCCCCCAGCATCTCCGCCTCCTGCTCGCTGGCCCTGCGCTCGCGGCCGGGGCCGGGCTTGGGTGCGGGCTTGGGCGCGCGAACGGGCCCGACCTCGGCCGGGAGGGCGGGTTTCGGCTCGGGCTCGGGgacggggtcggcggcggcggcggggacggcgggGGCGGAGGTGAGCCGCTGGGGCGCAGGCAGGGGACTGTGCTCGCGGCGCTCGATCACCGGGCCGGGTTTAGGGATGGATTCGTCCCGCTGGTGGAGGGGGTCTTGAGGCACGGGACTGTGCTGGCGGCGCTCGGCGACGGGGTCGGGTAATCTAGGGTTGGATTCGTCCGCTACGCGGTCGGCGAGGgggggtgcggcggcggcggccgcgggGAGGACGGGGTTCCACTGGCCGAGGAGGGCCCCGAGCTCTCCCACGGGGCTGGGCTTGGGGTCGGGGTCGGCATCGTCGTCGGCGAGTGGGGGCAGGGCGGCGGCGATGGAGTTGGCGTCGAGGTGGAATTCGCGCCACTCGTCGAGGAACTCGACGAGCACCTCGTTGAAGGAGGCGAGGCCCTCGACGGAGCTCGCAATGGCGGCAAGAGACGCATAGGCCGCGGCGGCGCTGGTGGGAGGAAcggcgggaggaggaggcggcggcggcggcggcggcatgggGGAGAGACGGAGAGGAGTTGCCGGTCGGGCAGGCTGGGATCGCCTCACTGCTAGACAAGTTGACAGCCTCCAGCCAAACCAACGAAGGAAGGAACGCGTGTCTAATCGCTTTGCGTTTCTTAGCAATCCTTATCATGTAATAAATCCTTTCTTAAACCTGCGTTCCTTTTTTTTAGTAAAAACTTATACTTCCTCCATCTGGAAATACTTATTAGAAAAAtaaatgtatatagacatattttagttctaaatacaTATACTTTTATCTATTTCTGCGATAAGTAATTTTGGACGGACGAAGTATTACCCAATCACCAACCATACAATCTTCCTTACAAACATCTAAAAGGTGTGGGTGCCGGACAAGAACAAGATGTCCTTATGGCTGCTCCACCTGAACAGGTTGTGGTGCAACGACAGATTACAACGGCGTGGATGGCCAAACGGCTGTTTCTGCCCACTCTGCCTGCGCAACCTCGAGAGCTCGGTGCACCTCATCTGGGACTGCCCGACGGCCATGCAAGTGTGGAGCACAGCGGCAACGTGGGAGGGGTGCTCTTCCCTACACCCAGACACATGAAGCAACGGGCAGACAACCACGGGCAAGGTCAAAATGatcatcgccgccgccgccacgacTGCCCGAAAAGGCATCAAATCCATGATCGCACTCATCAGCTGGCAAATTTGGATGGAGAGGAATAACTGTGTCTTCAAAGGGAAGCTGCCAAGCCCGGCCAACATCATCGGCTGTTGCCGCTCAGACATGGAGCAATGGCGGATCGCAGGCGCAAAATGCTTAGAGCACCCTTTTGGGCACGCCGCGTGATATCTCTGCATGACGAAGTTTTTCTCAATGTTTTTCTCCCCTTCGCCCACTGATCACTTGATCAAACATTTTGTCGCTCCCTTCTGCTAAGCTAATGAAAACCAGCAATTGTTGGCCagttcaaaaaaaaaaacaatCTTCTTTACATAATTCAATAACTTCGAGGAGGCCCAAGCCTAACCAGACAATAGTTCTACTCTCGGTTTTAGCAAATTTAGTTTAAAAAAATCACTAACTATATTCTGGTCACGGTTGGTATGAGTAACATGAGTCATACGAAGCTAAAAAGAATCACTATCTATATTCTAATCACAGTTGGTATGAGTAACACGAGTCATACAAAGCGATTTCAGAAGCTTTATCTCTCCCACCAAAAACGCATAGACCGACCTGTCTATGTCATTGTCACATAAAATGTTCATCGCTGATAGTGAATCCATTTCTACAAGAATGGAAAGATCCATACATTTCATAGCGAGAGACAATCCCTCCATACACGCACTTATTTCTGCTTCAAGGCCATATATGAAGTTAAATAATTCCCTGTAGGAAGAATAAATGATTGCGCCATTTGTCCCGAAGAACCATGCCAGCTCCTGTTCTGCCATCATCCCAAGATCCGTCAGCATTAAGCTTCACCCATCCTGATGGAGATGGGAACCAACTCACCGGAGAGTTTGGTTTTGGTATTTTATGTGAACTCTTGGCTAGCGGGGGATATGATATTACTGTTTTTGCCTTTCACTGGATCACAAATGGAATCTTGGGCAATAGCAATCATTGAATCCAAGTAGCTGCATAGGAATCAATAGGACATAGCCATCGGTGTTGGGGCTTTCTCATGTACTATTTCATTACGGTATGCCAGCTCCTCCAGAAAGTGAAAAACACCATGGTCCGTTCCAACTCTCCCGGTGGGTGCAAGACCTCCAACAACAACTCAACTCCGACATAGGATATCTCCCTTAGTTTCGGCAAGGGGCAATTCTCGCTCACACACTCCCAAAAGTTAGACTACAAGGGAGCAGCGGGCATATGATATTACTGTTTTTCCTTTCACTGGATCACAAATGGAATCTTGGGCAATAGCAATCATCGAATCCAAGTAGCTGCATAGGAATAGGCGGGACACAACCATCATAGTTAGGGCTTTCTCATGTACTACTTCATTACGGTTATGCCAACTCCTCAAAAGCGAACAACACTATGGCCCATCCCAACTCTCCCAGCAGGTGCAAGACCTCCAACAACCACTCAACTCCAACATAGGATATCGCCCTTAGTTTCGGAAGGGCGAAACCTCACTCATGCACTCCCAAAGTTGGACCACGAGGGGGCAGCAGGGCATATGATATTACTACTTTGCCTTTCACTAGATCACAAATGGAATCTTGGGTGATAGCAATCATCAAATACAAGTAGTTGCATAGGAACCAGCGGGGCACAACCATCGGTGCTGGGGCTTTCTCATGTACTACTTCATTTCGGTTATGCCAGCTCCTCCAGAAAGTGAACAACACCATGGCCCGTTCCAACTCTCCCAATGGGTGCAAGACCTCCAGCAACCACTCAACTCCAACATTGGCTATCTCCCTTAGTTTCTGCAAGGGACCAAATCTCTATCTCCTTAGACCCTTGTTCTTAATCCTAAAAAAACTTGTTCTTATTACTCTTTTCTTCTAACTTTACAATTACATGTGGTGTTTCCTGTCGGAAACAATGAGATGACATGTACATCATTTAACCATTGGCTCTTTTTGAGGAGAGGGGGTTGGAAGGGGATATAGGTAGCGACAAGGGTATGTTCACTATCCCTCCCTCTCTCGCAAGAAGGAGGAGTTGGGTGGCGGGAGATGTTGTCGGTGGTGTCGTCTCTTGCGTGATGTGTGAACGTGGTAAGGGATGATG encodes:
- the LOC125553204 gene encoding translation initiation factor IF-2, with protein sequence MPPPPPPPPPPAVPPTSAAAAYASLAAIASSVEGLASFNEVLVEFLDEWREFHLDANSIAAALPPLADDDADPDPKPSPVGELGALLGQWNPVLPAAAAAAPPLADRVADESNPRLPDPVAERRQHSPVPQDPLHQRDESIPKPGPVIERREHSPLPAPQRLTSAPAVPAAAADPVPEPEPKPALPAEVGPVRAPKPAPKPGPGRERRASEQEAEMLGGICEQMGSRSLRGFVTTHLRDRAWLRRVGPAALRRAPDPAVLVIRAVSRSYICAESENAETACVLLLELYVRAGCPRRPEGEGEAEVRAEARVSALSWRSRIVREKGRVADASARDARGLILLMAAFGVPLEFPLQELYQLMLAGGCLTCVDVLRCSQPFMKKLRDVVADMLNRGSYREAIGVILAFDLQEAFPLDGVLSYIVDKVVRNRKEQESEVECDLAGSKKRDEEELLLWRSISKYVEERTPCFSEMSCPSLAERIKVLEERVGKPNQNLSE